GGCGAGATCGTCGATCATGAGACGGAGGGGCGACTCCCGGCCAGCCTCGCCGCGACCGCGCTGGCCGTCGAGCGCGGCGCACACGTCATCCGGACCCACGACGTGGCCGAAACTCGCGATGCGGCGCTGATCGGCGACGCGCTCGGCGATCGGCGCGAACGAGTCACGGCCGAGGCCTGAGATGCAGTTCGAGGCGTGGGAGCCAGTCTACGAAGCCATCCTCGACGACTTCGGGTTCGACCGCGTGGCCGACGAGCGCGTGCGAGACATCCTCGCCGGCTTCGCCGAACCGTTCGATCTCGATCGACTCGACCTCACGGGCGAATCAGTCGTGATCGCCGGCGCTGGCCCCTCACTCGAAACCGACCTCGACTCGTTATCGGACGAACTGCTCTCGGAGGGAACCGTGTTCGCCGCCTCGACCGCGGCCGATCGTCTTCACGAGATCGGCTTCGAGATCGACTGCATGGTTACAGATCTCGACAAGAACCCCGACACGGTGCGCGATCTCACTGCACGCGGAACGCCGGTCGCGGTCCACGCCCACGGTGACAACGAACCGCTGGTCCGAGAGGTCGTCCCGACGCTCGACGCGACGAACGTGCTCGCGACGACTCAAGCCGCACCCGTCGGACCGGTCCAAAATTTCGGCGGATTCACCGACGGCGACCGCGCGGCCTTCCTCGCCGATCACTGTGGGGCGCGTAGTCTGAAGTTCGTCGGCTGGGACTTCGACGACGACTCGGTGGACGCGATGAAACAGCAGAAACTCACGTGGGCCGAACGATTGTTGTACTGGCTCGAACGCCGCCGTGACGAGCGATTCACCGTGCTCGATGGACGGCGTGACGGGATCGATATCGGGGCGTTGCCGATCAAGTAGCGAGGAACGGGCGATTAGGGTTCGAGAACGACTTTTCCAGTGCTTTCGCGGTTCTCGATGTGCTCGTGTGCTGCGGCAGCGTCTTCGAGCGGGAAGGTTTCACCGACGATCACTTCGAGGTCACCCTCGGTCAGCAGTTCGGTGAGATTCGGCACGGCGCTCAGCACACGCTCGGGGTCGCGCTGCATCGACTGTCCGAGGTGGTAGCCGTAGACGGTGTAGTTGTTGAACAGCAGCGTACTGGTGTCGGGATAGCCCGGTTCGCCGCTCGCCGCGCCGTACGAAACCATCCGACCGAAGTGGGTGAGGCAGTCGAGGCTCTCGGTGGTGGTGTCGCCACCGATCCCGTCAAGCACGAGATCGACGCCCTTGACGTCGGTGAGATCATTGACTTCCTCGGCGAAGTCGGTCTCCGTGTAGTTGATCGGGTGATCCACGCCGAGGCGTTCGGCGAGATCGAGCTTGTCCTGGGTGCTCGCGGTGCCGAAGACCTCAGCACCGGCCTCACTCGCGAGTTGGGTCGCCGCGGTGCCGACGCCGCCCGCCGCCGCGTGGATCAGGACGCGCTCGCCCTCCTCCAATCCACCCCACTCGAACAGGGTGTTGTGGGCAGTCAGGAACTGTACCGGGAAGCCCGCGGCTTCGGTGAACTCCATCGGTTCGGGAACGTCGAACAGCCCCGCGGCGTCGGCGGTGACGGATTCGGCGTAGCCTTCGTTGGTCATCGCGACCACGCGCTCGCCGACCTCGCGATCGACACCCTCACCGACTGCGTCGATCGTGCCGGCAGCCTCCATTCCGGGCACGTAGGGCGGACTCGGCCCGCCCTGGTAATGACCCCGGCGCTGCATGATGTCCGCGAAGTTGACGCCTACCGCTGCGACATCGATCCGGACCTCGCCGGGGCCCGGCTCGGACATGTCGCGGTCGGTCGTCTCGATGACGTCACGTCCGCCGAATTTGGTGACTTCGATGGCCTGCATCACCGTTTCTTGCCGCGCCATCCGGATAAACCATCCGGCCGTGGTTTACTCGTCTTCGACGGTTCCGTCGTCCGACGGCTGCGATGACTGCTGTGGCTGCTCGTCGACCTCGGTTTCGATATCCGTGTCCGTTTCGAAGCCGTCTTCCGGGTCCGTTTCGCCCGCTGGTTCGACCGGTTCGGGCTCCGGGACGTCGATGACGTCGTCGGGATCGAGCGGGTTGCCCGCGGTCGCCCGCGTTGTCACCGCCTCGCCGCGGACGAGTTCGGGCAGGATGATCCTGGCGAAGTGGACGACCAACACGAGGATGAGCGGGCCGAGAAACAGGCCGTACCACCCAAAGAGGAGGGGGCCGACGATGTACGCGATCATCACCGAACCGGTGTGGAGCGAGCGGCCCGAGACGTACGGCCGGAGGACGAGGTCCGGAATGGTGTCGACGATCACGAGCGAGACCGCCGCGAACACCACCGGGAACCAGAGAAGCGTCGGGTCGACGAGGGCGGCCTGGCCGGCGAGGACGAGCGCCACAGGGATGTAGACGATCTTCATCCCCACCACGGGAACGAGGCTGCCAACGCCGGTGAGCAGTCCCAGCAGGGTGGCCGACGGGACCCCGATTTCGGGAGGGCTGACGACGTCGAGAGCGTTGTACGAGATCGCCGCGAGGATCGCGGTCGCGAAGGCATTGAGGATGTTCCCGAAGTAGATCGTCTTGAGATTGCGATCGACCGCATTGAGGTAGGCGTACGCCGCCGTTCGCTCGCCCGCGAGTTCGGTCCGGAACCACGCAGCGAGCTTGTGATCGTCACGGAGGAGGTAGAACGCGAGCGCAAGCACGATGAACAGGTGGAGGAGTGCGTTGCCGACCGCACCGAGATACCCCGTCGTCGTGCCGAGCGCCTCGCCGAGGGATTCGAGCCCGCCCGGCCCGAGATACTGCTCGGGGTTCTGTACCGCCGAGGTCACCAGCTCGCGCAGGTTGTCGATCCCGAGCCCGCCATCCGCGAGGATCGGCTGGACGAGGGCGTCGAGCTGGTCCGCGTTGGTGCCGGCGAGGCTCTGGAGCTCGGTGACGGCCACCGAGACCGTGTACGCGACGAGCAGGATGATCGGGAGCGTGATCGACAGCAGCGAGACCGCCGCAGCGAGGCTCGATGTCGGGATCCAGTCCGCGATCCGGCGGTGGATCGGGCGCGTGATATAATAAACGAACAGCCCGAGGACGAACGTGCCGATGTACCGATAGACGACGAACGCGAGCGCGGCCCCGAGGGCGATCGCCACCAGCCACAGCGGGATTCGCGAGCGGTCGTAGCCGTCGAGCACGCTGGCCATGTGCGAGGGAGGCGCGGCCGGCGTAAATACCCGTTGTGCGAGCGGGTGTCTCAGTCGCTCGAACCACCCGTCCCGCTCGGCTATCCGGACCGCTGTCGTTGCCGGACGTGTCCCCGCCGGTGTCGGTGCATCGGTGACAACCGAACAGCAGTACGCAGTCACGAACGATCGCTCGCAGCAGCGATCGCGACTGCCGGCACTCCGCTGGCACCGGAGTTTTATCTCCGATACGCGCATGGGTTCCGTATGTCACACGACTGCTCGTTTCTCGCTGGCGTTCTCGACGACGGCCAGATTTCGATCGGCGACGACGACCGTGACTCCCACGCCGGCGACTGGGGCACGCCAGAGGACGATCGAATCAGACCTGACGCGGTCTGCTGGCCCGAGTCCACGGCCGACGTGGCGGCGGTGCTCGCGGCCGCGAACGATCGGGACGTTCCAGTTACTCCCTACGCGGCAGGGACGGGGATCGAAGGCAACGCGGTCCCCGCCGCAGGCGGGATCAGCATGGACCTCACGCGGATGGACCGCGTGCTCGACGTTCGCCCCGCGGATTTCCAGATCGACGTCGAACCGGGTGTGATCGGTGGGGCGCTGAACGATGCGCTCGAAGAACACGGCCTGTTCCTGCCGCCACTCCCGCAGTCCGCCGACATCTCGACGGTCGGCGGGATGATCGCCACCGACGCCAGCGGTGCGA
This sequence is a window from Halococcus salifodinae DSM 8989. Protein-coding genes within it:
- a CDS encoding 6-hydroxymethylpterin diphosphokinase MptE-like protein: MQFEAWEPVYEAILDDFGFDRVADERVRDILAGFAEPFDLDRLDLTGESVVIAGAGPSLETDLDSLSDELLSEGTVFAASTAADRLHEIGFEIDCMVTDLDKNPDTVRDLTARGTPVAVHAHGDNEPLVREVVPTLDATNVLATTQAAPVGPVQNFGGFTDGDRAAFLADHCGARSLKFVGWDFDDDSVDAMKQQKLTWAERLLYWLERRRDERFTVLDGRRDGIDIGALPIK
- a CDS encoding quinone oxidoreductase family protein, whose protein sequence is MQAIEVTKFGGRDVIETTDRDMSEPGPGEVRIDVAAVGVNFADIMQRRGHYQGGPSPPYVPGMEAAGTIDAVGEGVDREVGERVVAMTNEGYAESVTADAAGLFDVPEPMEFTEAAGFPVQFLTAHNTLFEWGGLEEGERVLIHAAAGGVGTAATQLASEAGAEVFGTASTQDKLDLAERLGVDHPINYTETDFAEEVNDLTDVKGVDLVLDGIGGDTTTESLDCLTHFGRMVSYGAASGEPGYPDTSTLLFNNYTVYGYHLGQSMQRDPERVLSAVPNLTELLTEGDLEVIVGETFPLEDAAAAHEHIENRESTGKVVLEP
- a CDS encoding AI-2E family transporter, producing MASVLDGYDRSRIPLWLVAIALGAALAFVVYRYIGTFVLGLFVYYITRPIHRRIADWIPTSSLAAAVSLLSITLPIILLVAYTVSVAVTELQSLAGTNADQLDALVQPILADGGLGIDNLRELVTSAVQNPEQYLGPGGLESLGEALGTTTGYLGAVGNALLHLFIVLALAFYLLRDDHKLAAWFRTELAGERTAAYAYLNAVDRNLKTIYFGNILNAFATAILAAISYNALDVVSPPEIGVPSATLLGLLTGVGSLVPVVGMKIVYIPVALVLAGQAALVDPTLLWFPVVFAAVSLVIVDTIPDLVLRPYVSGRSLHTGSVMIAYIVGPLLFGWYGLFLGPLILVLVVHFARIILPELVRGEAVTTRATAGNPLDPDDVIDVPEPEPVEPAGETDPEDGFETDTDIETEVDEQPQQSSQPSDDGTVEDE